A genomic region of Plasmodium malariae genome assembly, chromosome: 14 contains the following coding sequences:
- the PmUG01_14085800 gene encoding PIR protein, whose protein sequence is MGSLLPTNNFYNELIKEIKVEDEKLNLHKSTILTDIPEAYWLKNLLKKLIRNYKYISSKNSDLSTEKRCRDVNNWLNTEIHFYSTSKNIKTSIKPTWIKFIETIWVNLQKENPYIKCSRQTNDLSINEIYARKELDDFCENRNYFENSLKNNFSLEKCQEYSNYVKKEKNSILNNAKSILNDDSKYNIFNISNKCNLQNIDETFPEIICKNECMYEKLMNNNRFIFSTLYNIVQNIFKGSQDLSDKQDYRLVPITCKGWNENRGLSIKYIVLSSLFILFGYFLYSFYKHKNKSAIYRRFNRDKVVERVRKFMEGRVTNNLLEVPETYLDENNYEQQRNNRHH, encoded by the exons atgggTTCTCTACTACCAACAAATAACTTTTATAATGAAttgataaaagaaataaaagtagaagatgaaaaattgaatttaCATAAATCAACTATATTAACTGATATTCCAGAAGCGTATTGGTTAAAAAACCTTCTTAAGAAACTTATAAGaaactataaatatatctcGTCTAAAAATAGCGACCTTAGTACAGAAAAGCGTTGCAGAGATGTTAATAATTGGTTAAATACcgaaatacatttttattctacaagcaagaatataaaaacatcCATAAAACCCACTTGgataaaatttattgaaaCTATATGGGTGAATTTACAAAAGGAAAATCCATATATTAAATGCTCAAGACAAACGAATGATTTatcaataaatgaaatatatgcGCGTAAAGAATTAGATGATTTTTGTGAAAATAGAAATTACTTTGAAAATAGTTTGAAGAATAATTTCAGTTTAGAAAAATGTCAAGAATATTCTAATTAtgtgaaaaaagaaaaaaattcgaTTCTTAATAATGCAAAATCTATATTAAATGATgatagtaaatataatatcttcaatatttctaataaatgtaatttgCAAAATATAGATGAGACATTCCCTGAGATCATTTGTAAGAACGAATGTATGTACGAAAAACTTATGAACAATAATAGATTTATATTTAGCACACTTTATAATAttgtacaaaatatttttaagggATCACAAGATCTAAGTGATAAACAGGATTATCGTTTAGTACCAATAACATGTAAAGGTTGGAATGAGAACCGTGGTTTATCAATTAAGTACATTGTTTTATCATCTTTATTTATACTCTTTGGATATTTTCTCTATTCATTCTACAAACATAAG aacAAATCTGCTATATATCGTCGATTTAATCGAGATAAAGTGGTAGAAAGAGTACGAAAATTTATGGAAGGTAGAGTCACAAATAACTTGTTAGAGGTTCCTGAAACATATttagatgaaaataattatgaacaacAACGTAATAATAGGCATCATTAA
- the PmUG01_14085900 gene encoding Plasmodium exported protein, unknown function, with translation MRKNHNCFFFINVLTLTLLIWICRDNDEYNYCKLLDSIHNINNSLYIRANRSLCLADVYAQQDYKPLKLGFQKYFKESQHIYEQPSDGRQFDDIFEDKLELLKKYYSIQNKPYLMKHDNNLENRCKKEKYDDEFEKQSKGLKHNNNSEKTHSPLEDFWNFEKRDDPLRVHDISKKQYNISEDYDTVKKIYDALQEYNKFEEQDNSFYSHNDIDNMYDKLKYDETAQKLFNVLKADYNFENSLDKLNYDDITKTINNLLKYDNSNQKSRNNLKYNDNNSNTDYEKILKGKKLNLKKYKFRNISFLSKIYRLLKRIDAIYETEILKSLELNSYSQYKLIGRRKKNNKLRRIIKNIKILSPVISMVPIVGIFLALKLSAAAIAFYVMSFFVIIYFLYKYRKCIRWRKISRSCEKDQAFIKHHNIEKNPAKPINFL, from the exons ATGAGGAAAAACCATAactgtttcttttttataaatgttctAACGTTGACCCTTTTAATATGGATATGTAGAGATAATGATGAA tataaCTATTGTAAACTTTTGGATAGCATACACAACATAAATAACTCACTCTACATAAGAGCTAACCGATCACTATGTCTAGCAGATGTATATGCTCAACAAGATTATAAACCTTTGAAATTAGGTTTCCAAAAATACTTTAAAGAATCTCAGCATATTTATGAACAGCCATCTGATGGAAGACAGTTTGATGATATTTTTGAGGATAAActtgaattattaaaaaagtattatagtattcaaaataaaccttatttaatgaaacatgataataatttagaaaataggtgtaaaaaagaaaaatatgacgATGAATTTGAAAAACAATCTAAAGGATTAaagcataataataattctgaAAAAACACACTCGCCATTAGAAGATTTTTGGAATTTTGAAAAACGAGACGATCCATTAAGAGTTCATGACATTTCTAAAAAACAGTACAATATATCAGAAGATTATGATACtgtaaagaaaatatatgatgCATTACAggaatataacaaatttgAAGAACAAGacaattcattttattcacATAATGATATTGACAACATGtatgataaattaaaatatgatgaaacagctcaaaaattatttaatgttttaaaagctgactataattttgaaaattcacttgataaattaaattatgatgatattactaaaacaataaataatttattaaagtatGATAATTCTAATCAAAAATCAAGAAataacttaaaatataatgataataatagtaatacagattatgaaaaaatattaaaaggaaaaaaacttaacttgaagaaatataaatttcgtaatatatcttttttatccAAGATATACAGacttttaaaaagaatagatGCAATATATGAaacagaaatattaaaatcatTGGAACTTAATTCTTACAGTCAATACAAGCTTATTGGacgtagaaaaaaaaataataaattaagacGAATTATcaagaatattaaaattttatctcCAGTTATATCAATGGTTCCCATTGTAGGAATATTTTTAGCTCTTAAATTAAGTGCTGCTGCTATTGCGTTTTATGTCATGagtttttttgtaataatatatttcctctataaatatagaaaatgcATCCGTTGGAGGAAAATTTCCCGATCGTGTGAAAAGGATCAAGCATTTATTAAACAccataatatagaaaaaaatccTGCAAAACCTATAAATTTCTTGTAA
- the PmUG01_14086000 gene encoding tryptophan-rich protein translates to MELSGSEVELGNEVVSPSFFSKFPRFNCNILSNYMDTNSLSPYKSENQIKLEKEQRRKLKKITVEQGLLEKSEELKKHAWRNWMTKLEIDWQYFNSYLETEKKCWIEERESEWQEWLNSMENKWMHYNENMDNEYEQNILNELPTWDESTWETWIKTEGKKCMLMDLNKWMHEKQVIWKEWIIKQWREWKKDKILTWLLKDWRRDEFEYWEKLKYIEIPNPLNERIKKNQHKWEKRVSMEKAQWNSWVRSKEGLYYNECKKWKKLKEDKQNSFNEWVEVFINKWINKKQWNVWNEERKNVVPKEECTN, encoded by the exons atggagCTTAGTGGTAGTGAGGTGGAATTAGGTAATGAAGTTGTATCGCCTtcattttttagtaaatttcCTAGATTTAACTGTAACATTTTATCAAATTATATGGATACAAACTCTTTGTCtccatat AAATCAGAAAAccaaataaaattagaaaaggAACAAAGAAGaaaactgaaaaaaataactgTTGAGCAAGGACTTCTTGAAAAATCAGAAGAACTTAAGAAACATGCGTGGCGTAATTGGATGACGAAATTAGAGATAGATTGGCAATATTTCAATTCATATCTAgaaactgaaaaaaaatgctgGATTGAAGAAAGAGAAAGTGAATGGCAAGAATGGTTAAATTCTATGGAAAATAAATGGATGCATTATAACGAAAATATGGATAATGAATATgagcaaaatattttaaatgaattgCCAACATGGGATGAAAGTACATGGGAGACATGGATTAAGACAGAAGGAAAGAAATGTATGTTAATGGATTTGAATAAATGGATGCACGAAAAGCAAGTCATTTGGAAAGAATGGATCATAAAACAATGGAgagaatggaaaaaagacaaaatatTAACTTGGTTATTGAAAGACTGGAGACGTGATGAATTTGAATATTGGGAAAAACtcaaatatatagaaataccAAATCCGTTAAATGAAAGaatcaaaaaaaatcaaCACAAATGGGAAAAAAGGGTATCCATGGAAAAAGCACAATGGAATAGTTGGGTTCGTAGTAAAGAAGGTTTATACTATAATGAATgcaaaaaatggaaaaagctGAAAGAAGACAAACAGAATTCTTTTAACGAATGGGTAGaagtttttattaataaatggattaataaaaaacaatggAATGTATGGAATGAAGAGCGGAAAAATGTAGTTCCCAAAGAAGAATGCaccaattaa
- the PmUG01_14086100 gene encoding Plasmodium exported protein, unknown function: MIIRANIYLFFFKIFTFTNFIWSRQYSKKSTSIGKLCNKRNSRLLKNNVRLEPQQNYTSLKYKLTKILEEDDGILSKRLKELMSSEPFQSQLHALLRDDNIQRRFYVPVNDSNAEKRSNRGNYCNLFEKQFNEGSKYVNGFEQKQNYKKRAQENNLKRVPNVFRNDDNSVKRYGSLKDEYIPEIISDELNHEYDKENLFSSLKSYSYSDDPKNILRYSTHNKKKYIGFIRYIIKKLMKYLKKSDALYETELINIMSYYNNQQGRNVRKKKRSLTRKIKDFLTVLSPILVFAVTLVLCYMYNSNTGIIVSSIFLIASVLYVWYKYKKCKRLCKLYGEFNVKRLLKADERRRIMLPYISPN; encoded by the exons ATGATTATAAGagcaaacatatatttatttttttttaaaatttttacttttaccaATTTTATATGGTCTCGTCAATATTCTAAAAAG tcAACTTCCATAGGTAAATTGTGTAATAAGAGAAACAGTAGATTATTAAAGAATAATGTACGCTTAGAACCACAGCAAAATTACACAtcattaaaatacaaattaacGAAAATATTAGAAGAGGATGATGGCATATTATCAAAACGATTAAAAGAGTTAATGAGTAGCGAACCTTTTCAAAGTCAGTTACATGCTCTGTTACGTGATGACAATATTCAAAGACGATTTTATGTACCAGTGAATGATTCAAATGCTGAAAAGAGGTCTAATAGAGGAAATTACTGTAATCTGTTTGAAAAACAGTTTAATGAAGGAAGTAAATATGTTAATGGTTTcgaacaaaaacaaaattataaaaagcgAGCACaggaaaataatttgaaaagaGTACCAAATGTATTTAGGAATGATGATAATTCTGTAAAGAGATATGGTTCATTAAAAGATGAATATATCCCTGAAATTATATCCGATGAATTAAATCATGAATATGATaaggaaaatttattttcttcattaaaaTCTTATTCGTACTCGGATGatccaaaaaatatattaagataCAGTACTCATAAtaagaagaaatatataggatttataagatatataataaagaagttaatgaaatatttaaaaaagtcaGATGCATTGTATGAAacagaattaataaatataatgtcaTATTATAACAATCAACAAGGAAGGAACGTACGAAAAAAGAAACGTAGTTTAACAAGAAAAATTAAGGATTTCTTAACAGTTTTATCTCCGATATTAGTATTTGCTGTAACTTTAGTATTgtgttatatgtataattcaAATACAGGTATTATTGTATCATCCATATTCCTTATTGCATCTGTATTATATGTTtggtataaatataagaaatgtaAACGCCTTTGCAAATTATACGGAGAATTTAATGTAAAACGTCTTTTAAAAGCTGATGAGAGACGTAGAATAATGTTACCGTATATATCACCAAATTAA